The window GTTGGATTCGGCGATGGTCTGGTTCTGGCACACGAGGCAGCGCAGCTGGCCGATCAGCCGCTGATAGCGGGCCTCCTCGTGCGGTGTAAAGCCCGACATGTCCGCCCAGGCCGGAAACGCCAGCAGCAGACCGATCAGGAACGCGCGCATCAGCCGGGCTCCTGCTGTAGCTGACGGACCAGCGGCAGCAAGGTCTGCTCGAGGTCCTGATGCGTGATCGCACCGATGTGCTTGTGACGGATGCGTCCCTGCTTATCCAGGACGAAGGTTTCCGGCACGCCATACACGCCCCAGTCGAGGCCCGCACGCCCTTCCGCATCGAAGACGCTGTCCCGATAGGGATTGCCGAAACGCGCCAGCCAGGCCAGCGCTTCGTCCCACTGATCCTTGTAATTGAGCCCGTAAATGGGTACTTCGGCCTGCCGGGCCAGCTCCAGCAGCAGCGGGTGCTCGTCGCGACAGCTGGCACACCAGCTGGCCCAGACGTTCACCAGGCAGACCTCGCCGTGCCAGTCGATCGCGGAAACGGTCTGCTGCGGATCCGACAGGCGCGGCAGCGTGAAGGCCGGCGCCGGCTTGCCGATCAAGGGCGAAGGCACGCGGCGCGGGTCGAGCGTCAGGCCGACCGCCAGCAGCGCGAACAGCAGCGCTA is drawn from Nevskiales bacterium and contains these coding sequences:
- a CDS encoding DsbE family thiol:disulfide interchange protein, which codes for MRWRYLLPLLIVALLFALLAVGLTLDPRRVPSPLIGKPAPAFTLPRLSDPQQTVSAIDWHGEVCLVNVWASWCASCRDEHPLLLELARQAEVPIYGLNYKDQWDEALAWLARFGNPYRDSVFDAEGRAGLDWGVYGVPETFVLDKQGRIRHKHIGAITHQDLEQTLLPLVRQLQQEPG